In Carya illinoinensis cultivar Pawnee chromosome 7, C.illinoinensisPawnee_v1, whole genome shotgun sequence, the following are encoded in one genomic region:
- the LOC122316898 gene encoding DNA-(apurinic or apyrimidinic site) endonuclease 2 isoform X3, producing the protein MKIVTYNVNGLRSRISQFGSLPKLLDSFDADIICFQETKLRRQELTADLAVADGYESFFSCTRTSDRGRMGYSGVATFCRVKSAFSSTEVALPIAAQEGFTGLVENSHNRKCEARNEIVDDLEDEFAKEELLKVDSEGRCIITDHGHFVLFNLYGPRAECNDDERIQFKLTFFKILQKRWESLLRQGRRIIVVGDLNIAPTAMDCCDAGPDFETNEFRRWFRSILAESGGPFSDIFRTKHPDRREAYTCWPQNTGAEVFNYGTRIDHILCAGSCLHEDHDQQGHNLMTCHVEECDILIQYKRWKPGNTVRCHVCVLCMLPCRWKGGRSIKLEGSDHAPVFTRLLEIPDTSEHSTPALSARYIPMIHGVQQTLVSILTKRQLAEQIRSCEMSGSLSNENITSETCNERVKRSSNDCSISGVSPVESCSSNQESEGSKQSKSLPRNETMKKARKSQGSQLSLRSFFQRSPNPINNAKDSNSGISMSQTDVLQSGNHSDTSSAVDVQCSVSQQDALNSSTPTQDDHELSSYPLEREKTNAALLEWRRIQQVMQNSIPLCKGHSEPCVARVVKKQGPNFGRRFYVCARAEGPASNPEANCGYFKWAASKSGH; encoded by the exons ATGAAGATCGTAACGTATAACGTGAATGGGCTTAGATCGCGCATTTCTCAGTTCGGCTCCCTCCCCAAATTGCTCGATTCCTTCGATGCCGATATCATTTGCTTTCAG GAGACCAAGTTAAGAAGGCAGGAGCTGACGGCGGATTTGGCAGTGGCGGACGGTTACGAATCGTTCTTCTCCTGCACGCGTACGTCCGATAGAGGCCGAATGGGGTATTCCG GGGTTGCTACTTTTTGTCGTGTAAAGTCAGCTTTTTCGAGCACCGAAGTGGCCCTGCCGATTGCAGCTCAGGAAGGCTTTACGGGACTTGTTGAAAACTCTCATAATAGAAAATGCGAAGCACGCAATGAAATAGTGGATGACCTTGAGGACGAGTTTGCCAAAGAGGAGCTTCTTAAAGTTGACAGCGAGGGGCGATGCATTATCACGGATCATGGTCATTTTG TTCTGTTTAACTTGTATGGGCCTCGAGCTGAATGCAATGATGATGAAAGGATCCAGTTTAAGCTCACGTTTTTCAAGATATTACAG AAAAGGTGGGAGTCTCTCTTGCGCCAGGGAAGGAGGATAATTGTTGTTGGTGATCTCAACATTGCACCCACTGCAATGGATTGTTGTGATGCTGGACCAGATTTCGAGACAAATGA attcagaagatggtttagatcCATACTAGCGGAAAGTGGAggccctttttctgatatttttaGAACAAAACATCCTGACAG AAGAGAAGCATACACATGCTGGCCGCAAAATACAGGTGCTGAAGTGTTTAATTATGGCACAAGAATTGATCATATTCTGTGTGCTGGATCATGCTTACATGAAGATCATGACCAGCAAGGTCATAACCTTATGACTTGCCATGTGGAGGAGTGTGACATACTGATACAGTACAAACGGTGGAAACCTGGGAATACAGTTAG ATGCCATGTATGTGTACTCTGCATGTTGCCCTGCAGGTGGAAAGGAGGGCGGAGCATCAAGCTGGAAGGTTCTGATCATGCTCCCGTTTTTACAAGATTACTGGAAATTCCTGATACTTCTGAACACAGTACTCCTGCTTTATCTGCTAGATATATTCCCATGATTCATGGCGTCCAGCAAACTCTTG TGTCAATCTTAACAAAAAGACAACTTGCTGAACAAATTAGATCCTGCGAGATGTCAGGTTCACTTTCAAACGAAAATATAACGTCAGAGACTTGCAATGAGAGAGTGAAGAGGTCATCCAACGACTGCAGTATATCTGGTGTATCCCCTGTTGAATCTTGTTCTTCAAACCAAGAATCTGAAG GAAGTAAGCAGAGCAAATCACTTCCAAGAAATGAAACCATGAAAAAGGCAAGAAAAAGTCAAGGGTCCCAACTCTCATTGAGGTCATTTTTCCAGAGAAGTCCAAACCCTATCAATAATGCTAAAGACTCTAATAGTGGTATTTCAATGAGTCAGACGGATGTCCTACAGTCTGGTAATCACTCTGATACAAGTTCTGCGGTGGATGTTCAATGCAGCGTTTCCCAGCAGGATGCATTGAACTCAAGTACACCCACTCAGGATGATCATGAACTAAGTTCCTATCctttggagagagagaaaactaaTGCTGCTTTACTGGAGTGGCGAAGGATACAGCAAGTCATGCAGAATAGCATACCCCTTTGTAAGGGACACAGTGAACCATGTGTTGCACGGGTAGTGAAGAAACAAGGTCCTAATTTTGGTCGCAGATTTTATGTCTGTGCTCGTGCCGAG GGACCTGCCTCAAATCCTGAAGCAAATTGTGGTTACTTCAAATGGGCTGCTTCAAAATCTGGGCACTGA
- the LOC122316146 gene encoding RING-H2 finger protein ATL79-like, translating into MNPSSTPQHSRKLLNVMKGSALAPQPHVRPPERTISVVITIIVMAMLICTLVIHLIFTCFRRRQHSVHQSPPATSSSHSDDLAVLPTFIYAEDSVSASCSSAMASSSDSEPICAICLAEFVHGEIVRVLPRCNHMYHKECIDQWLVVRSLSCPICRDQTIDQDVEPKRSRCTHANGVGDPSMFPNL; encoded by the coding sequence ATGAATCCGTCATCAACACCTCAGCATTCTCGCAAACTTCTAAACGTGATGAAGGGCTCGGCCTTGGCACCACAACCCCACGTTAGACCCCCAGAGAGAACCATAAGTGTTGTCATCACCATCATCGTCATGGCCATGCTCATCTGCACTTTGGTCATTCACTTAATCTTTACTTGCTTCCGCCGACGCCAACACTCCGTCCATCAGTCTCCACCTGCGACGTCGTCATCTCATAGCGACGATCTCGCTGTCCTTCCTACTTTCATCTACGCCGAAGACTCGGTCTCTGCTTCTTGTTCTTCTGCCATGGCGTCGTCATCGGACTCCGAGCCGATTTGCGCGATATGTCTGGCGGAGTTCGTGCATGGCGAAATTGTAAGGGTTTTGCCTAGGTGCAATCACATGTATCACAAGGAATGTATCGATCAATGGTTGGTGGTGAGGTCCCTCAGCTGCCCCATTTGTAGGGACCAAACGATCGATCAGGACGTCGAGCCCAAGAGGAGCCGCTGCACCCATGCTAATGGGGTCGGCGATCCATCCATGTTTCCGAATCTCTAA
- the LOC122316899 gene encoding transcription factor bHLH121-like has protein sequence MDQRKTDENLKADVAPSSTSQPHNRCQNTHQDSRQRDDVEMKDPIAARKVKKADREKLRRDRLNEQFLELGNTLDPDRPKNDKATILTDTVQVLKDLTAEVGRLKAECSALTEEARELTQEKNEVREEKASLKSDIESLNVQHQQRLGVMFPWAAIDPSAVMGPPYSYPVPVPVPPGPLPMHASLQPFPFFGNHNHGTVPNPCSTFIPYPTASNPPMEPPSAQHASTSQISSKQESQSKSLDHQMPSNVERSDDSNDVATELELKMPGSSAQQDLSSGGRKGKQSQRKERSVTENGSSCRYSSSLGLQDSSSNSVSDIPKSKH, from the exons atggatcaAAGGAAGACAGACGAGAATTTGAAGGCGGATGTAGCACCTTCATCGACCTCTCAGCCTCACAATCGCTGCCAAAATACTCACCAAGATTCCAG GCAAAGGGATGATGTTGAAATGAAGGACCCAATTGCAGCGAGAAAGGTTAAGAAGGCTGACCGTGAAAAGCTGAGGAGAGATCGGTTGAATGAGCAATTTCTTGAGCTGGGGAACACATTAG ATCCAGATAGGCCGAAGAATGACAAGGCAACCATCCTTACAGACACAGTCCAAGTGCTGAAGGATTTAACTGCTGAAGTCGGCAGACTGAAAGCAGAGTGTTCAGCACTTACTGAAGAAGCACGGGAG CTAACACAGGAGAAGAATGAGGTTAGAGAAGAGAAGGCATCATTAAAATCTGACATTGAGAGTTTGAATGTTCAGCATCAGCAAAGACTCGGGGTTATGTTCCCATGGGCTGCCATTGATCCTTCTGCTGTAATGGGTCCGCCTTATTCTTATCCAGTTCCTGTACCTGTCCCTCCTGGCCCACTTCCTATGCATGCATCTCTGCAGCCGTTTCCCTTCTTTGGGAATCATAATCATGGTACCGTTCCTAATCCCTGTTCGACTTTCATCCCTTATCCAACTGCTTCCAACCCTCCAATGGAGCCTCCATCAGCACAACATGCATCCACTTCCCAGATTTCAAGCAAACAAGAATCCCAAAGTAAGTCCCTAGATCATCAAATGCCCAGCAATGTTGAAAGATCTGATGATTCTAACGATGTGGCAACAGAACTTGAATTGAAGATGCCCGGATCATCAGCACAGCAG GATCTATCTTCCGGAGGAAGGAAAGGCAAGCAATCACAGAGGAAGGAAAGAAGTGTTACTGAAAATGGTTCTTCATGTAGGTATTCTTCATCTCTAGGTCTTCAAGATAGCTCCTCCAACAGCGTTAGTGACATTCCGAAGTCCAAACACTGA
- the LOC122316898 gene encoding DNA-(apurinic or apyrimidinic site) endonuclease 2 isoform X4 gives MVILFCLTCMGLELNAMMMKGSSLSSRFSRYYRWESLLRQGRRIIVVGDLNIAPTAMDCCDAGPDFETNEFRRWFRSILAESGGPFSDIFRTKHPDRREAYTCWPQNTGAEVFNYGTRIDHILCAGSCLHEDHDQQGHNLMTCHVEECDILIQYKRWKPGNTVRCHVCVLCMLPCRWKGGRSIKLEGSDHAPVFTRLLEIPDTSEHSTPALSARYIPMIHGVQQTLVSILTKRQLAEQIRSCEMSGSLSNENITSETCNERVKRSSNDCSISGVSPVESCSSNQESEGLISNRAEHSRGFDGDASCNILVMSGSKQSKSLPRNETMKKARKSQGSQLSLRSFFQRSPNPINNAKDSNSGISMSQTDVLQSGNHSDTSSAVDVQCSVSQQDALNSSTPTQDDHELSSYPLEREKTNAALLEWRRIQQVMQNSIPLCKGHSEPCVARVVKKQGPNFGRRFYVCARAEGPASNPEANCGYFKWAASKSGH, from the exons ATGGTCATTTTG TTCTGTTTAACTTGTATGGGCCTCGAGCTGAATGCAATGATGATGAAAGGATCCAGTTTAAGCTCACGTTTTTCAAGATATTACAG GTGGGAGTCTCTCTTGCGCCAGGGAAGGAGGATAATTGTTGTTGGTGATCTCAACATTGCACCCACTGCAATGGATTGTTGTGATGCTGGACCAGATTTCGAGACAAATGA attcagaagatggtttagatcCATACTAGCGGAAAGTGGAggccctttttctgatatttttaGAACAAAACATCCTGACAG AAGAGAAGCATACACATGCTGGCCGCAAAATACAGGTGCTGAAGTGTTTAATTATGGCACAAGAATTGATCATATTCTGTGTGCTGGATCATGCTTACATGAAGATCATGACCAGCAAGGTCATAACCTTATGACTTGCCATGTGGAGGAGTGTGACATACTGATACAGTACAAACGGTGGAAACCTGGGAATACAGTTAG ATGCCATGTATGTGTACTCTGCATGTTGCCCTGCAGGTGGAAAGGAGGGCGGAGCATCAAGCTGGAAGGTTCTGATCATGCTCCCGTTTTTACAAGATTACTGGAAATTCCTGATACTTCTGAACACAGTACTCCTGCTTTATCTGCTAGATATATTCCCATGATTCATGGCGTCCAGCAAACTCTTG TGTCAATCTTAACAAAAAGACAACTTGCTGAACAAATTAGATCCTGCGAGATGTCAGGTTCACTTTCAAACGAAAATATAACGTCAGAGACTTGCAATGAGAGAGTGAAGAGGTCATCCAACGACTGCAGTATATCTGGTGTATCCCCTGTTGAATCTTGTTCTTCAAACCAAGAATCTGAAGGTCTCATTTCTAATAGAGCTGAGCATTCCAGAGGTTTTGATGGTGATGCTTCTTGTAACATCTTGGTTATGTCAGGAAGTAAGCAGAGCAAATCACTTCCAAGAAATGAAACCATGAAAAAGGCAAGAAAAAGTCAAGGGTCCCAACTCTCATTGAGGTCATTTTTCCAGAGAAGTCCAAACCCTATCAATAATGCTAAAGACTCTAATAGTGGTATTTCAATGAGTCAGACGGATGTCCTACAGTCTGGTAATCACTCTGATACAAGTTCTGCGGTGGATGTTCAATGCAGCGTTTCCCAGCAGGATGCATTGAACTCAAGTACACCCACTCAGGATGATCATGAACTAAGTTCCTATCctttggagagagagaaaactaaTGCTGCTTTACTGGAGTGGCGAAGGATACAGCAAGTCATGCAGAATAGCATACCCCTTTGTAAGGGACACAGTGAACCATGTGTTGCACGGGTAGTGAAGAAACAAGGTCCTAATTTTGGTCGCAGATTTTATGTCTGTGCTCGTGCCGAG GGACCTGCCTCAAATCCTGAAGCAAATTGTGGTTACTTCAAATGGGCTGCTTCAAAATCTGGGCACTGA
- the LOC122316898 gene encoding DNA-(apurinic or apyrimidinic site) endonuclease 2 isoform X2, translating into MKIVTYNVNGLRSRISQFGSLPKLLDSFDADIICFQETKLRRQELTADLAVADGYESFFSCTRTSDRGRMGYSGVATFCRVKSAFSSTEVALPIAAQEGFTGLVENSHNRKCEARNEIVDDLEDEFAKEELLKVDSEGRCIITDHGHFVLFNLYGPRAECNDDERIQFKLTFFKILQKRWESLLRQGRRIIVVGDLNIAPTAMDCCDAGPDFETNEFRRWFRSILAESGGPFSDIFRTKHPDRREAYTCWPQNTGAEVFNYGTRIDHILCAGSCLHEDHDQQGHNLMTCHVEECDILIQYKRWKPGNTVRWKGGRSIKLEGSDHAPVFTRLLEIPDTSEHSTPALSARYIPMIHGVQQTLVSILTKRQLAEQIRSCEMSGSLSNENITSETCNERVKRSSNDCSISGVSPVESCSSNQESEGLISNRAEHSRGFDGDASCNILVMSGSKQSKSLPRNETMKKARKSQGSQLSLRSFFQRSPNPINNAKDSNSGISMSQTDVLQSGNHSDTSSAVDVQCSVSQQDALNSSTPTQDDHELSSYPLEREKTNAALLEWRRIQQVMQNSIPLCKGHSEPCVARVVKKQGPNFGRRFYVCARAEGPASNPEANCGYFKWAASKSGH; encoded by the exons ATGAAGATCGTAACGTATAACGTGAATGGGCTTAGATCGCGCATTTCTCAGTTCGGCTCCCTCCCCAAATTGCTCGATTCCTTCGATGCCGATATCATTTGCTTTCAG GAGACCAAGTTAAGAAGGCAGGAGCTGACGGCGGATTTGGCAGTGGCGGACGGTTACGAATCGTTCTTCTCCTGCACGCGTACGTCCGATAGAGGCCGAATGGGGTATTCCG GGGTTGCTACTTTTTGTCGTGTAAAGTCAGCTTTTTCGAGCACCGAAGTGGCCCTGCCGATTGCAGCTCAGGAAGGCTTTACGGGACTTGTTGAAAACTCTCATAATAGAAAATGCGAAGCACGCAATGAAATAGTGGATGACCTTGAGGACGAGTTTGCCAAAGAGGAGCTTCTTAAAGTTGACAGCGAGGGGCGATGCATTATCACGGATCATGGTCATTTTG TTCTGTTTAACTTGTATGGGCCTCGAGCTGAATGCAATGATGATGAAAGGATCCAGTTTAAGCTCACGTTTTTCAAGATATTACAG AAAAGGTGGGAGTCTCTCTTGCGCCAGGGAAGGAGGATAATTGTTGTTGGTGATCTCAACATTGCACCCACTGCAATGGATTGTTGTGATGCTGGACCAGATTTCGAGACAAATGA attcagaagatggtttagatcCATACTAGCGGAAAGTGGAggccctttttctgatatttttaGAACAAAACATCCTGACAG AAGAGAAGCATACACATGCTGGCCGCAAAATACAGGTGCTGAAGTGTTTAATTATGGCACAAGAATTGATCATATTCTGTGTGCTGGATCATGCTTACATGAAGATCATGACCAGCAAGGTCATAACCTTATGACTTGCCATGTGGAGGAGTGTGACATACTGATACAGTACAAACGGTGGAAACCTGGGAATACAGTTAG GTGGAAAGGAGGGCGGAGCATCAAGCTGGAAGGTTCTGATCATGCTCCCGTTTTTACAAGATTACTGGAAATTCCTGATACTTCTGAACACAGTACTCCTGCTTTATCTGCTAGATATATTCCCATGATTCATGGCGTCCAGCAAACTCTTG TGTCAATCTTAACAAAAAGACAACTTGCTGAACAAATTAGATCCTGCGAGATGTCAGGTTCACTTTCAAACGAAAATATAACGTCAGAGACTTGCAATGAGAGAGTGAAGAGGTCATCCAACGACTGCAGTATATCTGGTGTATCCCCTGTTGAATCTTGTTCTTCAAACCAAGAATCTGAAGGTCTCATTTCTAATAGAGCTGAGCATTCCAGAGGTTTTGATGGTGATGCTTCTTGTAACATCTTGGTTATGTCAGGAAGTAAGCAGAGCAAATCACTTCCAAGAAATGAAACCATGAAAAAGGCAAGAAAAAGTCAAGGGTCCCAACTCTCATTGAGGTCATTTTTCCAGAGAAGTCCAAACCCTATCAATAATGCTAAAGACTCTAATAGTGGTATTTCAATGAGTCAGACGGATGTCCTACAGTCTGGTAATCACTCTGATACAAGTTCTGCGGTGGATGTTCAATGCAGCGTTTCCCAGCAGGATGCATTGAACTCAAGTACACCCACTCAGGATGATCATGAACTAAGTTCCTATCctttggagagagagaaaactaaTGCTGCTTTACTGGAGTGGCGAAGGATACAGCAAGTCATGCAGAATAGCATACCCCTTTGTAAGGGACACAGTGAACCATGTGTTGCACGGGTAGTGAAGAAACAAGGTCCTAATTTTGGTCGCAGATTTTATGTCTGTGCTCGTGCCGAG GGACCTGCCTCAAATCCTGAAGCAAATTGTGGTTACTTCAAATGGGCTGCTTCAAAATCTGGGCACTGA
- the LOC122316898 gene encoding DNA-(apurinic or apyrimidinic site) endonuclease 2 isoform X1 → MKIVTYNVNGLRSRISQFGSLPKLLDSFDADIICFQETKLRRQELTADLAVADGYESFFSCTRTSDRGRMGYSGVATFCRVKSAFSSTEVALPIAAQEGFTGLVENSHNRKCEARNEIVDDLEDEFAKEELLKVDSEGRCIITDHGHFVLFNLYGPRAECNDDERIQFKLTFFKILQKRWESLLRQGRRIIVVGDLNIAPTAMDCCDAGPDFETNEFRRWFRSILAESGGPFSDIFRTKHPDRREAYTCWPQNTGAEVFNYGTRIDHILCAGSCLHEDHDQQGHNLMTCHVEECDILIQYKRWKPGNTVRCHVCVLCMLPCRWKGGRSIKLEGSDHAPVFTRLLEIPDTSEHSTPALSARYIPMIHGVQQTLVSILTKRQLAEQIRSCEMSGSLSNENITSETCNERVKRSSNDCSISGVSPVESCSSNQESEGLISNRAEHSRGFDGDASCNILVMSGSKQSKSLPRNETMKKARKSQGSQLSLRSFFQRSPNPINNAKDSNSGISMSQTDVLQSGNHSDTSSAVDVQCSVSQQDALNSSTPTQDDHELSSYPLEREKTNAALLEWRRIQQVMQNSIPLCKGHSEPCVARVVKKQGPNFGRRFYVCARAEGPASNPEANCGYFKWAASKSGH, encoded by the exons ATGAAGATCGTAACGTATAACGTGAATGGGCTTAGATCGCGCATTTCTCAGTTCGGCTCCCTCCCCAAATTGCTCGATTCCTTCGATGCCGATATCATTTGCTTTCAG GAGACCAAGTTAAGAAGGCAGGAGCTGACGGCGGATTTGGCAGTGGCGGACGGTTACGAATCGTTCTTCTCCTGCACGCGTACGTCCGATAGAGGCCGAATGGGGTATTCCG GGGTTGCTACTTTTTGTCGTGTAAAGTCAGCTTTTTCGAGCACCGAAGTGGCCCTGCCGATTGCAGCTCAGGAAGGCTTTACGGGACTTGTTGAAAACTCTCATAATAGAAAATGCGAAGCACGCAATGAAATAGTGGATGACCTTGAGGACGAGTTTGCCAAAGAGGAGCTTCTTAAAGTTGACAGCGAGGGGCGATGCATTATCACGGATCATGGTCATTTTG TTCTGTTTAACTTGTATGGGCCTCGAGCTGAATGCAATGATGATGAAAGGATCCAGTTTAAGCTCACGTTTTTCAAGATATTACAG AAAAGGTGGGAGTCTCTCTTGCGCCAGGGAAGGAGGATAATTGTTGTTGGTGATCTCAACATTGCACCCACTGCAATGGATTGTTGTGATGCTGGACCAGATTTCGAGACAAATGA attcagaagatggtttagatcCATACTAGCGGAAAGTGGAggccctttttctgatatttttaGAACAAAACATCCTGACAG AAGAGAAGCATACACATGCTGGCCGCAAAATACAGGTGCTGAAGTGTTTAATTATGGCACAAGAATTGATCATATTCTGTGTGCTGGATCATGCTTACATGAAGATCATGACCAGCAAGGTCATAACCTTATGACTTGCCATGTGGAGGAGTGTGACATACTGATACAGTACAAACGGTGGAAACCTGGGAATACAGTTAG ATGCCATGTATGTGTACTCTGCATGTTGCCCTGCAGGTGGAAAGGAGGGCGGAGCATCAAGCTGGAAGGTTCTGATCATGCTCCCGTTTTTACAAGATTACTGGAAATTCCTGATACTTCTGAACACAGTACTCCTGCTTTATCTGCTAGATATATTCCCATGATTCATGGCGTCCAGCAAACTCTTG TGTCAATCTTAACAAAAAGACAACTTGCTGAACAAATTAGATCCTGCGAGATGTCAGGTTCACTTTCAAACGAAAATATAACGTCAGAGACTTGCAATGAGAGAGTGAAGAGGTCATCCAACGACTGCAGTATATCTGGTGTATCCCCTGTTGAATCTTGTTCTTCAAACCAAGAATCTGAAGGTCTCATTTCTAATAGAGCTGAGCATTCCAGAGGTTTTGATGGTGATGCTTCTTGTAACATCTTGGTTATGTCAGGAAGTAAGCAGAGCAAATCACTTCCAAGAAATGAAACCATGAAAAAGGCAAGAAAAAGTCAAGGGTCCCAACTCTCATTGAGGTCATTTTTCCAGAGAAGTCCAAACCCTATCAATAATGCTAAAGACTCTAATAGTGGTATTTCAATGAGTCAGACGGATGTCCTACAGTCTGGTAATCACTCTGATACAAGTTCTGCGGTGGATGTTCAATGCAGCGTTTCCCAGCAGGATGCATTGAACTCAAGTACACCCACTCAGGATGATCATGAACTAAGTTCCTATCctttggagagagagaaaactaaTGCTGCTTTACTGGAGTGGCGAAGGATACAGCAAGTCATGCAGAATAGCATACCCCTTTGTAAGGGACACAGTGAACCATGTGTTGCACGGGTAGTGAAGAAACAAGGTCCTAATTTTGGTCGCAGATTTTATGTCTGTGCTCGTGCCGAG GGACCTGCCTCAAATCCTGAAGCAAATTGTGGTTACTTCAAATGGGCTGCTTCAAAATCTGGGCACTGA